One genomic segment of Vibrio sp. SCSIO 43136 includes these proteins:
- a CDS encoding YheU family protein produces MIIPWQQIESETLDNLIKEFVLREGTDYGSQEISLDDKISQVKSQLASGQAVIVFSELHETVDIQVNPARA; encoded by the coding sequence ATGATAATTCCGTGGCAACAGATCGAGTCAGAAACACTGGATAACTTGATCAAAGAGTTCGTCTTACGCGAAGGCACAGATTACGGCTCGCAAGAAATTTCTCTTGATGACAAAATTTCCCAAGTGAAAAGCCAGCTAGCGTCCGGCCAAGCCGTTATCGTCTTTTCTGAGCTACATGAGACGGTGGATATTCAAGTAAACCCTGCAAGAGCATAA